The Thermoclostridium stercorarium subsp. stercorarium DSM 8532 genome contains a region encoding:
- a CDS encoding flavin oxidoreductase/NADH oxidase, whose translation MEFRPFSYRNIEEFKNDISENRLDIPLSLNTEYLSRKVKIGGFTLANSLAINPMEGCDGKYDGSPDELTFRRYERFSRSGAALIWFEAVAVVPEGRTNPRQLWIHRNNVSSFRKLCGNIIENSNKEFGFTPLLIMQLTHSGRFSKPDGRPAPVIAAHNPYLDPMLDIDENYPVISDTELEQLEDKFVEAAVLAKEAGFHGVDVKCCHRYLNSELLSAFTRKGKYGETFEGRTRFLLNTVKKIRDRLGDDFIITTRLNIYDGIPYPYGFGVDKEDYLKPDFSEPVRLVKILKESGMPLINITMGTPYYNPHVNRPYDRGSYIPPEHPLEGICRLISGIGEIQKNVPDIAVVGTGYSWPREFAPFIAAGVLEKGLAKIIGFGRQSFAYPDFAKDILSGKGLDRNKCCITCGKCVEIMRAGGTTGCVVRDAEIYAPLYRKYCMKQ comes from the coding sequence ATGGAATTTAGACCTTTCAGTTATCGCAATATCGAAGAGTTCAAAAACGACATTTCAGAAAACCGACTGGATATCCCTCTTTCCCTTAACACGGAATACTTATCAAGAAAAGTCAAAATCGGCGGTTTCACATTGGCGAACTCGCTGGCAATAAACCCGATGGAGGGCTGTGACGGGAAATATGACGGAAGTCCTGACGAACTTACGTTCAGAAGATATGAACGGTTTTCCCGAAGCGGGGCCGCACTGATTTGGTTTGAAGCAGTGGCCGTCGTGCCCGAAGGAAGGACAAACCCTCGCCAGTTGTGGATTCACCGGAATAATGTCTCGTCATTCCGGAAACTGTGCGGCAATATAATTGAAAATTCCAATAAAGAATTTGGTTTTACCCCGTTACTGATTATGCAGCTTACCCATTCGGGAAGGTTCAGCAAGCCCGACGGCAGGCCTGCGCCGGTGATAGCGGCTCATAACCCCTACCTGGATCCCATGCTTGACATTGACGAAAATTATCCGGTAATCAGTGACACAGAGCTTGAACAACTGGAAGACAAGTTTGTTGAAGCGGCGGTACTTGCAAAAGAAGCAGGTTTTCACGGCGTGGACGTCAAATGCTGCCACAGGTACCTTAATTCCGAGCTTCTTTCGGCATTCACCCGCAAAGGCAAATACGGCGAAACATTTGAAGGAAGGACAAGGTTTCTTCTTAATACCGTGAAAAAAATCAGGGACAGGCTGGGTGATGATTTTATCATAACCACCCGTTTGAACATTTATGACGGAATTCCGTATCCGTACGGATTCGGAGTGGATAAGGAGGATTATTTAAAACCTGATTTTTCAGAACCCGTTCGGCTGGTTAAAATCTTAAAGGAATCAGGAATGCCTCTTATTAACATTACTATGGGAACACCATACTACAATCCTCATGTGAACAGGCCTTACGACAGGGGAAGTTATATTCCCCCCGAACATCCTCTTGAGGGTATTTGCAGGCTGATATCGGGCATAGGGGAGATACAGAAAAATGTTCCCGATATTGCCGTTGTCGGTACAGGCTACAGCTGGCCAAGGGAATTTGCTCCGTTTATTGCGGCGGGAGTGCTGGAAAAAGGCCTTGCAAAGATTATAGGTTTCGGTCGCCAGTCTTTCGCATATCCCGATTTTGCAAAAGACATCCTATCGGGCAAAGGCCTTGATAGGAACAAATGCTGTATTACATGCGGAAAGTGTGTGGAAATAATGCGCGCTGGAGGAACTACGGGCTGTGTTGTCCGCGACGCGGAAATATATGCCCCGCTATACAGAAAATACTGCATGAAACAGTAA
- a CDS encoding Gfo/Idh/MocA family protein, with the protein MERSVSVVVVGIGGFGYSYLKGIFHNGDRCKINIAGVVEPYPENCACIAEIKNRNIPVFRSLQEFYSSSFADFAVIVSPIQFHSDQVCYALEMGSHVLCEKPISATVQDARKMMKARDKSGKILAIGYQWSFSDEIQQLKKNILSGLYGRPKRLKTIVLWSRGVKYYSRSWAGKLRDASGRWILDSIANNAAAHYLHNMFFVTGKSKYISAVPKTVQAELYRANDIENFDTVAARIFTDDNTEMMFFASHAHAAEGKILKFCYEFTEGTIYYSDERGNISFEARLKNGSVIRYNNPSLDSYSKFCRFIEQVGNNEPVSCGPEAAYSHILCVNGMQESMPGIVTFPDNLIKREKLSDGDEVIFVEGLENTLTECYELWKLPSEKGIAWAKAGKEINLTGYSFFPAQTL; encoded by the coding sequence ATGGAAAGGTCGGTTTCGGTTGTTGTTGTCGGAATCGGAGGGTTTGGTTACAGTTATCTCAAAGGAATATTCCATAACGGGGACAGATGCAAGATAAACATAGCGGGGGTTGTCGAGCCGTATCCGGAAAACTGCGCATGCATTGCCGAAATAAAAAACAGAAACATACCCGTTTTCAGAAGTCTTCAGGAATTTTATTCAAGCAGTTTTGCAGATTTTGCAGTTATCGTCTCACCAATTCAGTTCCACAGTGATCAGGTCTGTTACGCTTTGGAAATGGGGAGCCATGTTTTATGCGAAAAACCTATCAGTGCAACGGTGCAGGACGCAAGAAAAATGATGAAAGCAAGGGACAAATCGGGAAAAATTCTCGCAATAGGCTATCAGTGGTCGTTCAGTGATGAAATTCAGCAGCTGAAAAAGAATATACTTTCGGGGCTTTACGGCCGGCCGAAGAGACTGAAAACAATTGTTTTGTGGTCCAGGGGCGTTAAATATTACAGCAGAAGCTGGGCAGGCAAGTTAAGGGACGCGTCGGGCAGATGGATCCTTGACAGTATTGCCAACAACGCCGCAGCACATTATCTTCATAACATGTTTTTTGTAACCGGAAAAAGCAAATACATCAGTGCGGTTCCGAAAACCGTTCAGGCTGAATTGTACCGGGCGAACGACATTGAAAACTTTGACACCGTGGCGGCAAGAATTTTTACTGATGATAACACCGAAATGATGTTTTTTGCCTCCCATGCCCATGCAGCTGAAGGGAAAATACTGAAATTCTGCTATGAATTCACCGAAGGCACGATTTACTATTCCGATGAGAGAGGAAACATTTCCTTTGAAGCCCGTCTGAAAAATGGTTCGGTAATTCGTTATAATAATCCGTCTCTTGACAGCTATTCAAAATTTTGCAGATTTATTGAACAGGTAGGGAACAATGAACCGGTCTCCTGCGGCCCTGAAGCGGCTTATTCCCACATTTTGTGCGTTAACGGCATGCAGGAATCAATGCCCGGGATTGTAACTTTCCCGGATAATCTGATTAAGAGGGAAAAACTCTCTGACGGGGATGAGGTAATTTTCGTCGAAGGTCTTGAGAATACCCTGACCGAATGCTATGAGCTTTGGAAGTTACCAAGCGAAAAGGGTATTGCGTGGGCAAAAGCCGGAAAGGAAATAAACCTGACGGGTTATTCATTCTTTCCTGCGCAGACTCTTTAG
- a CDS encoding 3-ketoacyl-ACP reductase — MKKTAVVTGGSRGIGLGIVKQLGADGFSVVIMSSGPEEKYRGTLDELKKRNVDYLYVQGDIAKHSDRVKCVDMAVARYGRIDVLVNNAGVAPKERVDILDMTEESYDYVMNINTKGTMFMTQYAAKRMMIQEPVNGVRGIIINISSISAEVSSVNRGEYCISKAGISMLTKLYADRLAPEGIYVYEIRPGIIETDMTAKVKDKYDRMFQEGICPINRWGTPEDVGLAVSALCSGKFRYTTGQCIYVDGGFHIRRL; from the coding sequence GTGAAAAAAACGGCGGTAGTCACCGGGGGAAGCCGCGGAATAGGGCTGGGAATTGTCAAGCAGCTTGGGGCCGACGGCTTTTCAGTGGTTATAATGTCGTCAGGACCGGAGGAAAAATACAGGGGAACGCTTGATGAACTGAAAAAAAGAAATGTGGATTATTTATATGTTCAGGGTGATATAGCCAAACACAGTGACAGAGTAAAATGTGTTGACATGGCGGTTGCAAGGTATGGCAGAATAGACGTACTTGTCAACAATGCCGGCGTTGCTCCGAAAGAACGCGTAGACATTCTTGACATGACCGAAGAAAGCTATGACTACGTTATGAATATAAACACCAAAGGTACGATGTTTATGACTCAGTACGCGGCCAAGAGAATGATGATTCAGGAGCCTGTAAACGGAGTCCGCGGGATAATAATAAATATATCCTCTATTTCGGCCGAAGTCTCTTCGGTAAACAGGGGGGAATACTGTATTTCGAAGGCCGGAATATCAATGCTCACGAAGCTTTATGCCGACAGGCTTGCGCCCGAGGGCATTTATGTTTATGAAATCCGGCCGGGTATAATTGAAACAGATATGACGGCTAAAGTCAAGGACAAATATGATCGGATGTTTCAGGAAGGAATATGTCCCATAAACAGGTGGGGAACCCCTGAAGATGTAGGTCTTGCGGTTTCGGCTCTGTGTTCTGGCAAATTCAGGTATACCACCGGACAATGCATTTACGTGGACGGAGGTTTCCATATCCGCCGGCTTTAA